A genomic segment from Triticum dicoccoides isolate Atlit2015 ecotype Zavitan chromosome 1A, WEW_v2.0, whole genome shotgun sequence encodes:
- the LOC119295461 gene encoding protein argonaute 4B-like gives MDPHDGEPAADELPPPPPLPPNVVPIIAEDAAAAAAGESEPPPPPPPPSKPAKPRRHIMARPPNGLGKKGQPIQLLANHYKVSVKPSEEFFNHYYVNLKYEDDTPVDSKGIGRKVLDKLQHTYHSELANKDFAYDGEKSLFTIGALPQINNEFIVVLEDIGSGKTAAGSPGGNNGSPGGGDQKRVRRPYQAKTFKVELNFAATIPMAAIGHAIRGQESEHSLEALRVLDIILRQHSAKQGCLLVRQSFFHNNPSNFVDLGGGVMGCRGFHSSFRGAQSGLSLNIDVSTTMIVKPGPVIDFLLANQKVDHPDKIDWQKAKRALKNLRIKTTPANSEFKIVGLSERNCNEQMFPLRRRNGDSTETVEITVYDYFVKNRGIELRYSGNLPCINAGRPKRPTYFPVELCTLVPLQRYTKALSTMQRTSLVEKSRQKPHERMSTLNDALKRSNYDADPMLKACGISIAQNFTQIEGRVLPAPKLKAGNGEEFFTRNGRWNIARKKLIRTSSVKRWSVVNFSARCDLRGLVQDLKRVATGMGLEYEDPHTVIEESPSLRRAPVARRVEEMFAQIKAKLPGAPLFLLCLLPERKNCEVYGPWKKKCLADFGIVTQCLAPQRVNDQYLSNLLLKINAKLGGLNTLLQIEAARAIPIVGKVPTIILGMDVSHGQPGQSDRPSIAAVVSSREWPLISKYRATVHTQSPKQEMMASLFKPRGTEDDGLIRESLIDFYTSSGKRKPDQVIIFRDGVSESQFTQVINIELEQIIEACKCLDDKWEPKFTVIVAQKNHHTRFFQANSPENVPPGTVVDKQVCHPKNFDFYMCAHAGMIGTSRPTHYHVLHDEIGFSGDELQEFVHSLSYVYQRSTTAISVAAPIAYAHLAAAQVGTFMKFDDMSDTSSSQGGGHTSAGSAPVPELPRLHEKVRSSMFFC, from the exons ATGGACCCGCATGATGGAGAGCCTGCTGCTGATGagttgccaccaccacctcctctgcCTCCCAACGTGGTGCCCATCATCGCAgaagatgctgctgctgctgctgccggtgaGAGTGaaccgccaccgccacctccaccTCCAAGCAAGCCAGCAAAGCCTAGGAGGCACATAATGGCCAGGCCTCCCAATGGATTGGGAAAGAAGGGCCAGCCCATCCAGCTGCTTGCCAACCACTACAAAGTCTCTGTCAAGCCTTCAGAGGAGTTCTTCAACCACTACTAT GTTAATCTCAAGTATGAGGATGATACGCCAGTCGATAGCAAGGGCATCGGCAGAAAGGTCCTTGATAAGCTGCAGCACACCTACCATTCTGAGCTCGCCAACAAGGACTTTGCATACGATGGTGAAAAGAGCCTCTTTACTATCGGGGCtcttccgcagatcaacaatgagttcATCGTGGTATTGGAAGACATCGGTAGTGGCAA GACTGCTGCCGGGAGTCCTGGAGGTAACAACGGTAGTCCTGGAGGTGGTGACCAGAAGAGGGTGAGGAGACCCTACCAGGccaagaccttcaaggtggagctcAACTTTGCGGCAACAATTCCAATGGCTGCAATTGGGCACGCCATCAGAGGCCAGGAATCAGAGCACTCCCTCGAGGCACTTCGAGTGCTTGACATCATACTCAGGCAGCACTCCGCAAAACA GGGCTGCCTTCTAGTCCGTCAGTCGTTTTTCCACAACAACCCTAGCAATTTTGTTGACCTGGGCGGTGGTGTCATGGGGTGCCGGGGATTCCACTCAAGCTTCCGTGGTGCACAGAGTGGACTCTCCCTAAACATTG atgtttcaactaccatgatagttaaacctgGTCCTGTCATCGACTTTCTTCTCGCTAACCAGAAAGTTGACCACCCTGACAAAATTGATTGGCAGAAG GctaagcgtgctctcaagaacttgaggatAAAAACCACTCCTGCAAATTCAGAGTTCAAGATTGTTGGGTTGAGCGAGAGAAATTGCAACGAACAGAT GTTCCCTTTGAGGCGGAGGAATGGTGACAGCACCGAAACTGTTGAGATCACTGTCTATGATTACTTTGTGAAGAACAGAGGAATAGAACTGCGCTATTCTGGCAATCTTCCCTGTATCAATGCTGGGAGGCCAAAGCGTCCGACATATTTCCCCGTGGAG CTTTGCACGCTCGTTCCTCTGCAAAGATACACGAAGGCTCTGTCAACTATGCAGAGGACTTCGCTTGTCGAGAAGTCGAGGCAGAAGCCTCATGAGAGAATGTCAACCCTTAATGAT GCACTTAAGCGTAGCAACTATGACGCTGACCCCATGCTGAAGGCATGTGGCATTTCCATCGCGCAAAATTTCACTCAGATTGAAGGGAGGGTCCTGCCTGCTCCCAAG CTGAAAGCTGGTAACGGTGAAGAGTTCTTCACCCGCAACGGGCGCTGGAATATTGCGAGGAAG AAGCTGATTAGGACCAGCTCTGTCAAGAGGTGGTCCGTCGTCAATTTCTCTGCACGCTGTGATCTTCGTGGTCTTGTCCAAGACCTTAAAAGGGTCGCGACTGGAATGGGACTC GAATATGAGGACCCTCACACTGTAATTGAAGAGAGCCCGTCACTGAGACGAGCTCCGGTGGCACGAAGAGTGGAGGAGATGTTTGCCCAGATAAAGGCCAAGCTACCTGGAGCACCCTTGTTCCTCTTGTGCCTCCTCCCTGAGAGGAAGAATTGCGAAGTTTATG GTCCTTGGAAGAAAAAGTGTCTTGCTGATTTCGGCATAGTCACCCAGTGTCTAGCTCCGCAAAGAGTCAATGATCAGTACTTGAGTAATCTGCTGCTCAAGATAAATGCTAAGCTTGGTGGGCTCAACACATTGCTTCAAATTGAAGCAGCCCGTGCAATACCCATTGTGGGGAAGGTGCCCACTATCATCCTGGGAATGGATGTCTCACATGGTCAACCTGGGCAGTCCGACAGGCCTTCTATTGCTGCG gtgGTGAGTTCTCGTGAGTGGCCTCTCATCTCTAAATACAGAGCAACAGTGCACACTCAGTCACCCAAGCAGGAGATGATGGCTTCCCTGTTTAAACCAAGGGGAACTGAAGATGATGGCCTCATTCG GGAATCTCTTATTGACTTCTACACTAGCTCTGGGAAGCGGAAGCCAGACCAAGTCATCATTTTCAG GGATGGAGTTAGCGAAAGCCAGTTTACTCAGGTCATAAACATCGAGCTTGAGCAGATCATTGAG GCATGCAAGTGCCTTGACGACAAGTGGGAGCCCAAGTTCACAGTCATTGTTGCTCAGAAAAACCATCACACCAGGTTTTTCCAGGCAAACTCGCCAGAAAATGTTCCTCCTG GCACTGTGGTGGATAAACAAGTCTGCCATCCCAAGAACTTTGACTTCTACATGTGCGCGCATGCTGGGATGATT GGCACATCGAGGCCAACTCATTACCATGTTCTGCATGATGAGATCGGCTTCAGTGGGGATGAGCTCCAGGAGTTTGTGCACTCGCTCTCCTACGT GTACCAGAGGAGCACGACAGCGATATCAGTAG CTGCTCCGATAGCGTACGCGCATCTGGCGGCGGCGCAGGTGGGCACGTTCATGAAGTTTGATGACATGTCGGACACATCGTCGAGCCAGGGAGGGGGGCACACGTCGGCGGGGAGCGCGCCGGTGCCGGAGCTGCCTCGGCTGCATGAGAAAGTGAGGAGCTCCATGTTCTTCTGCTGA